In the genome of Xenopus laevis strain J_2021 chromosome 1S, Xenopus_laevis_v10.1, whole genome shotgun sequence, one region contains:
- the alms1.S gene encoding uncharacterized protein alms1.S isoform X5 has product MEEEETAALETEKPEVPDGSSGMESWYQLPAEEDASSFMPPFNETGAFANQTEFPTIEEGTLHSEPDETKGLTLGNMHSLRFETQDSRLSPCLPLLISTSTQGHKIFDDTLYQQTELDFAPLSASLDISEFPGHTSKSLLISDAETLTAKEVSEDVVGENTTLTKNPLPFSTEGDHDFTNLHVLSQHPLPSTQEDVDFVQWSHTISNNTKSEPLQAASYNKQPASPLENLDMVFSQEDGSFLDSSIPAPVLLELLEKEVGILGSSEVSSTNSSSENVSNKIAGIRYTPQDLHLGEQMYYNSQPQGLDDSEKISEQYLVEGETFQDSSEIDFNIETLKDDESLHPNKNRFHHSGITLRLSKGPSSVPGKDDLHKQLCDEIQKRYKERMLLKSTAGPGEKGATHDISSLTKASTDLNKNDTVVEVQSSVTPDELTVFSRCSIERGHKDSEISPTVNPTVEDSSFIGRLAYPISQSTPGTFTGITVRNKLTDRLMQIKAKLTGSNMYLTEEPLSNTSTAPVFTKPQSLQSSQDYAESNDSQTSLSPDRRRIQSLPSLNYIEKVGSWNTNQSFDALVLRGLTGISPKKKAYHAVADSLNRMLSKQSDSTLPKSRPFTLSRGTGSMNNLTATETEHSGNPQLIRSQSCTTVPTRSTESADTDTQGAVVISVKQGSGRVAESNDVQKVGSYNLVPLDSSLVYKSLEQPVDNKETTEKPSSGQERTSQTQQLKGDVGSSTMAMDRFSDVSPDNEFLSSSCSSGHTNQMHSLTSLEVDNFVPLWQPSVKTPEELKEINIEERIPTYLRNLGIDQSPSTILTPFAPKGPIREHEFSPSELRTIKGSTATPNRSMRFSEGGSQSEADISQSSVYSTASTTSVSIPMGSDAGLDSPLPAEMFSQFSSRSTGDRPVSKYDMTKRFGEDNENLQSGLKEVAVGILASEFQAVDIGAAPPLSMEHQGGMENAESLNMVKQLLDHFKCKTISPDQHFSNTSDIEATDFLGMASVSVTPLQKPASAASIGSVAGIPMQNPALDDSFSSVAGIPMQNPASADSFSSVSGIPMQKPASADSFSSVSGIPMQKPASADSFSSVSGIPMQNPASADSFSSVSGIPLQKPASADSFSSVSGILLQKPPMADSFSWVAGIPMQKPASADSFSSVSGIPMQKPASADSFSSVSGIPMQKPASADSFSSVSGIPMQNPASADLFSSVAGIPMQKPASADSFGSVSGIPMQKPVSADSFNSVSGIPLQKPASEDNFSLVSGISTQKLASADSFNSVSGIPLQKPTSADYFNSVSGIPLQKPASADSFSSVSGIPMQKPASADSFSSVSGIPMQNPASADLFSSVAGIPMQKPVSADSFNSVSGIPLQKPASEDNFSLVSGISTQKLASADSFNSVSGIPLQKPTSADYFNSVSGIPLQKPASADSFSSVAGIPMLKPAFPDSFGLPSVSGIPLQILASADPFGSASVSGNPLQKPASAVSFNLGSISGIPLQNSALDSVNDSFVGAKTLNEIRKLLAEADTVGLNESGNSYAASQVKGISGSSSPMWLKSGDSIASAALESRFTNLKDDRLPELSWDASRNSSLKFDKDSQVNVGWDDSLASTDQFKYSIDLENKIEGLNQSIPQLKQESLYERSEPEGEVMTVNKVQFYSPFRDGTRNNKASTSSGATECNSGLPRNVTSVIGGLEKALAMAALSYGRVTEEVTESDDSTADSLAGRVKSLLKKDAPLMHTTQTSSDGGETRTRASVQLKLANRSSITETILNEEDRRRIEQIKRELMEGAKESQLEQNASHVNADRMACDLWLKSEPFYLCPTPSPDLSQSNPRTQPEVIENTLEQLAPFTATGTFYKGNGETSVKEKSGLLGEFIVPLQLTDLHCTEATQGKLSQQEAPVSPKSSLEFSKPVKSITFSSHKRSSPLSLSSSSERGSPAEISSAVQARTYDGADPNKLTPTATAEWISDNCTAVLDAQHTPVSQLEHRHWQQSPSPDSSECGHHAQSSFALSTENESSPEHPGNIISLAPEITTHSLPDFIQVVPLSVSLNQSFHSGHADRQRPDFTEENDERVHFSAEPLTPSSSSPTASSPARKAISCVHVQISPKQEDCKKLDFGPKLSSGSAWVNDVANGKLQSEEPDLSASRATNLQGKEGALIKQDCVDEELISSSPQFHTKPSGSGIQLLASTLTTPERAATVQFSRIPSHDATTQITTESPAITTFSAEIFIDSREKDIISTSDVTARTTPYCAHLSPATDQPLLVPYRPHGSPEFYYVPYTDGLSRFSPVSTIESSHTGSNDAVSPKFPVEVLGSGTDRLPDSAMVWHKEGIYSKGPSPKLAWEGSTAPHKATALETSPRRSAVRHALEKESEHQMGSYGKAPYTALTQRDLHHELSSRLDRERERPFLFSSQTEENVFFPLKPEIDFSREQQCDDATSLRRNNPAESSVLRKTKSLFAPFSKSFQSPEVTGRRSESGQVSAYTLDGNSISDNGEHSLTSARYISDGHKQLHKSQSNLNQSDVSQQSLDDLWARYTNRKKLQQSVTMNNHELSLMERLHRLARLFHNSSSQLSAKDEPLPDPEQSKNHVKERIWEDSGRKAERWNVKKHSGMNLSVRKGYSLNEMEVMDPADKTSVGLDFYPLLRNNKSDSTPSETEMATQTGSEVATQTSESSSVATLTVSSSISTIDTARLINAFGPERVCPSSRLFHLYNAIDLQKRRSEENKGMHSRTDTGEVYRSSHKTPDSASSVSTSEKSWQPRPALKSKKSSKYLNKGVQAGNLEIVNSATKKNTRDVGTVFPSPRGYAHKPHTQGHIQREERSWCSNAFTQQSGRNRQGTAQGLSWFVPAENLKSDSRKENRSDIKKAPSASWYEPMTNTKPWREPLREKNMEEQFLKRVHGQLNRSHLDPPENKVLKPFSKVTLQESLKSHRPDFIFRSRERVKRLHLLAEERRLQTVFQSEREKLFNQPVKTSKWETEQQLQDYRLNQKNRMIPKKEMVQHSKRIYEQLPEVKKRREEEKRRQEYQSYRLKAQHFQKKVTNHVLGKKTPWN; this is encoded by the exons GGTATGGAGTCCTGGTACCAGCTGCCAGCTGAGGAGGATGCCAGTAGCTTTATGCCGCCATTTAACGAGACAGGGGCTTTCGCCAACCAGACGGAGTTCCCCACGATAGAGGAAGGAACTTTACATTCAGAACCAGATGAGACAAAAGGACTTACTCTGGGCAACATGCACTCATTACGGTTTG AGACCCAGGACAGCCGCCTTTCTCCTTGTCTCCCACTTCTGATTTCTACCTCCACTCAGGGGCACAAGATTTTTGATGATACCCTGTACCAGCAGACTGaattggattttgcacctttgaG TGCTTCCCTTGATATATCTGAATTTCCTGGGCATACATCAAAGTCCCTGCTAATAAGCGATGCAGAAACGCTGACAGCCAAAGAGGTTTCAGAGGATGTAGTTGGTGAGAACACTACACTGACCAAGAATCCTCTCCCTTTTAGCACTGAAGGAGACCATGACTTCACAAACCTGCATGTTCTATCACAACACCCATTGCCTTCTACCCAGGAAGATGTTGATTTTGTTCAGTGGTCTCACACTATTTCTAACAACACAAAATCTGAACCCTTGCAAGCAGCCTCCTATAATAAGCAACCTGCTTCTCCCTTAGAGAATCTGGACATGGTGTTCAGCCAAGAAGATGGTTCTTTCTTGGATAGTAGCATTCCAGCTCCTGTGTTACTGGAGCTTTTAGAGAAGGAAGTTGGTATATTGGGAAGCAGCGAAGTATCTTCTACAAATAGCTCTTCTGAAAATGTCTCAAACAAAATAGCAGGAATCAGGTATACACCTCAAGATCTACATTTAGGGGAGCAAATGTACTACAATTCTCAACCTCAAGGGCTTGATGACTCAGAGAAAATATCTGAACAATATCTTGTTGAGGGTGAAACCTTTCAAGATTCCAGCGAAATAGATTTTAATATTGAAACCTTAAAAGATGATGAAAGCCTACATCCAAATAAAAACAGATTCCATCATTCTGGAATAACTTTACGCCTGTCTAAAGGGCCATCTTCTGTGCCCGGAAAAGATGATCTTCATAAACAGCTTTGTGATGAAATTCAGAAACGGTACAAAGAGAGAATGTTATTGAAATCAACTGCGGGTCCAGGTGAGAAGGGGGCCACACACGATATATCTTCTCTGACGAAAGCCTCCACAGATCTGAACAAAAATGACACTGTAGTGGAAGTGCAGTCAAGCGTCACCCCAGATGAGCTGACTGTTTTCTCTCGCTGTAGCATTGAGAGGGGGCACAAAGATTCTGAGATTTCACCAACTGTAAACCCAACAGTAGAGGACAGCTCATTCATTGGGCGACTGGCTTATCCTATCTCTCAGTCCACTCCCGGAACATTTACAGGGATAACTGTCAGAAACAAGCTCACTGACAGACTGATGCAAATTAAAGCCAAACTTACAGGGTCTAACATGTATTTAACAGAGGAACCCCTTAGTAACACCTCTACAGCACCTGTATTCACAAAGCCGCAGTCTTTGCAGAGTAGCCAGGATTATGCTGAGAGCAACGATTCTCAAACGTCCCTGTCCCCAGATAGGCGCAGGATTCAGTCACTCCCAAGTCTTAACTACATTGAAAAGGTTGGGTCTTGGAACACCAACCAGTCCTTTGATGCTTTAGTTCTTCGTGGCTTGACAGGCATATCCCCTAAAAAGAAAGCCTATCATGCAGTGGCAGACTCCTTAAACCGCATGCTGTCCAAGCAATCAGACAGTACTTTGCCAAAAAGCAGACCTTTTACCTTGTCTCGGGGAACGGGGTCCATGAATAACTTGACTGCCACCGAGACTGAGCATTCTGGCAACCCTCAACTTATTAGGTCCCAGTCTTGTACTACTGTACCAACGAGAAGCACAGAAAGTGCAGACACTGATACTCAAGGTGCAGTGGTCATATCAGTGAAACAGGGCAGCGGCAGGGTCGCTGAATCAAATGATGTGCAGAAAGTTGGTTCTTACAATTTAGTTCCTCTGGATTCTTCTCTGGTTTACAAATCTCTAGAGCAGCCTGTTGATAATAAAGAGACTACTGAAAAGCCAAGCAGCGGTCAAGAAAGAACCTCTCAAACACAGCAGCTGAAAGGAGATGTTGGTAGCAGCACCATGGCAATGGATCGCTTCAGCGATGTTTCTCCAGATAATGAATTCTTAAGTAGTTCATGTTCGAGTGGTCACACAAACCAGATGCATTCGCTGACTAGTTTAGAAGTAGacaattttgtccctctttggcAACCGTCTGTTAAAACACCAGAGGAGCTAAAAGAAATCAACATTGAAGAAAGGATACCG ACTTATCTCCGCAACCTTGGCATAGACCAGTCGCCCTCCACCATACTAACACCCTTTGCTCCAAAAGGACCAATTAGAGAACATGAGTTTTCACCTTCTGAACTGAGGACAATAAAAGGGTCGACAGCCACTCCAAACAGAAGCATGCGTTTTTCGGAAG GAGGCTCTCAGAGTGAAGCTGACATCTCTCAATCCAGCGTCTATTCGACTGCATCTACAACAAGTGTGTCGATTCCCATGGGATCAGATGCTGGTCTGGATTCTCCTTTGCCAGCTGAAATGTTCTCCCAGTTTAGCTCAAGATCTACTGGGGATAGACCAGTTAGCAAGTATGATATGACCAAACGTTTTGGAGAAGATAATGAGAATCTTCAGTCTGGTCTGAAGGAAGTAGCCGTAGGGATACTGGCCAGTGAGTTTCAGGCTGTGGATATCGGTGCAGCTCCACCTTTATCCATGGAGCACCAAGGTGGCATGGAAAATGCTGAGTCGTTAAATATGGTTAAGCAACTCCTTGATCACTTTAAATGTAAAACTATTAGTCCGGATCAGCATTTCTCCAATACATCTGACATTGAAGCTACAGATTTCTTAGGCATGGCATCAGTATCTGTGACTCCTTTGCAGAAGCCAGCCTCGGCAGCTTCTATTGGCTCGGTAGCCGGGATCCCCATGCAGAATCCAGCCTTAGACGATTCATTCAGCTCAGTAGCAGGGATCCCTATGCAGAATCCAGCCTCAGCAGATTCATTCAGCTCAGTATCTGGGATCCCCATGCAGAAGCCAGCCTCAGCAGATTCATTCAGCTCAGTATCTGGGATCCCCATGCAGAAGCCAGCCTCAGCAGATTCATTCAGCTCAGTATCTGGGATCCCCATGCAGAACCCAGCCTCAGCAGATTCATTCAGCTCAGTATCTGGGATCCCCTTGCAGAAACCAGCCTCAGCAGATTCTTTCAGCTCAGTATCTGGGATCCTCTTGCAGAAGCCACCCATGGCAGATTCATTCAGCTGGGTAGCAGGGATCCCCATGCAGAAGCCAGCCTCAGCAGATTCATTCAGCTCAGTATCTGGGATCCCCATGCAGAAGCCAGCCTCGGCAGATTCATTCAGCTCAGTATCTGGGATCCCCATGCAGAAGCCAGCCTCAGCAGATTCATTCAGCTCAGTATCTGGGATCCCCATGCAGAATCCAGCCTCAGCAGATTTATTCAGCTCAGTAGCAGGGATCCCCATGCAGAAGCCAGCCTCAGCAGATTCTTTCGGCTCAGTATCTGGGATCCCCATGCAGAAGCCAGTCTCAGCAGATTCTTTCAACTCAGTATCTGGGATCCCTTTGCAGAAGCCAGCCTCAGAAGATAATTTCAGCTTAGTATCTGGGATCTCCACGCAGAAGCTAGCCTCAGCAGATTCTTTCAACTCAGTATCTGGGATCCCTTTGCAGAAGCCAACCTCAGCAGATTATTTCAACTCAGTATCTGGGATCCCCTTGCAGAAGCCAGCCTCGGCAGATTCATTCAGCTCAGTATCTGGGATCCCCATGCAGAAGCCAGCCTCAGCAGATTCATTCAGCTCAGTATCTGGGATCCCCATGCAGAATCCAGCCTCAGCAGATTTATTCAGCTCAGTAGCAGGGATCCCCATGCAGAAGCCAGTCTCAGCAGATTCTTTCAACTCAGTATCTGGGATCCCTTTGCAGAAGCCAGCCTCAGAAGATAATTTCAGCTTAGTATCTGGGATCTCCACGCAGAAGCTAGCCTCAGCAGATTCTTTCAACTCAGTATCTGGGATCCCTTTGCAGAAGCCAACCTCAGCAGATTATTTCAACTCAGTATCTGGGATCCCCTTGCAGAAGCCAGCCTCAGCAGATTCATTCAGCTCAGTAGCAGGGATCCCCATGCTGAAGCCAGCGTTTCCAGATTCATTTGGACTGCCATCAGTATCTGGGATCCCTTTGCAGATTTTGGCCTCAGCAGATCCATTCGGCTCAGCATcagtatctggaaaccccttgCAGAAGCCTGCCTCTGCAGTTTCATTTAACTTGGGGTCCATATCTGGTATCCCTTTGCAAAATTCAGCTTTGGATTCTGTAAATGATTCTTTTGTTGGTGCAAAGACTTTGAATGAGATACGCAAACTGCTGGCAGAAGCTGACACTGTTGGTTTGAATGAGTCCGGTAATAGCTACGCGGCTTCTCAGGTTAAAGGCATTTCTGGCTCTTCTTCACCAATGTGGCTGAAATCAGGTGACTCCATAGCTTCTGCTGCATTGGAAAGCAGGTTTACAAACCTGAAAGATGATCGATTGCCAGAGCTATCATGGGATGCCTCTCGAAACAGCAGCCTTAAATTTGACAAAGATTCACAAGTAAATGTGGGTTGGGATGATTCTCTAGCCAGCACTGACCAATTTAAATATAGCATTGATTTGGAAAACAAAATAGAAGGCCTAAACCAAAGCATTCCACAGTTAAAACAAGAAAGTCTTTATGAGAGATCTGAGCCTGAAGGTGAAGTGATGACTGTTAATAAGGTGCAATTTTATTCTCCCTTTCGTGATGGCACAAGAAACAATAAAGCCAGCACCAGTTCTGGAGCCACTGAATGCAACTCAGGCCTTCCTCGAAATGTTACAAGTGTCATAGGAGGTTTGGAAAAAGCACTGGCCATGGCTGCTCTGTCCTATGGACGAGTAACAGAGGAGGTGACAGAAAGTGATGACAGCACCGCTGACTCTCTAGCTGGACGAGTGAAAAGTCTGCTAAAGAAAGATGCACCATTGATGCACACAACACAGACCAGTAGTGATGGGGGTGAGACAAGAACACGCG CTTCTGTGCAGCTGAAACTGGCCAATCGTTCTTCCATTACAGAGACAATCCTAAATGAGGAGGATAGGAGACGTATAGAACAGATTAAGAGAGAGTTAATGGAGGGGGCAAAGGAATCACAGCTGGAGCAG AATGCCTCCCATGTGAATGCTGACAGGATGGCATGTGACCTATGGCTGAAGTCAGAACCGTTTTATTTATGCCCGACTCCATCACCTGACCTCAGTCAAAGCAATCCGAGGACACAGCCTGAGGTGATCGAAAACACTCTGGAACAGTTGGCGCCGTTTACAGCTACTGGAACATTCTACAAAGGGAATGGTGAAACGTCTGTGAAAGAGAAGTCTGGCCTGTTGGGAGAGTTCATTGTGCCACTGCAGCTGACAGATTTGCACTGTACAGAAGCCACACAGGGGAAATTGAGCCAGCAGGAGGCTCCTGTTAGTCCAAAGTCAAGTCTGGAATTCTCCAAGCCGGTAAAATCCATTaccttttcatcacacaaacgcAGCTCCCCTCTTTCCCTTTCCTCCAGTTCAGAAAGGGGGTCTCCCGCAGAAATTTCCTCTGCTGTGCAAGCACGCACTTATGATGGGGCTGATCCTAATAAATTGACCCCCACTGCAACAGCCGAGTGGATCTCAGACAACTGCACAGCTGTACTGGATGCCCAACATACACCCGTCTCCCAGCTGGAACATAGACATTGGCAACAGAGTCCCAGCCCTGACTCATCAGAATGCGGCCATCATGCACAGAGCAGTTTTGCACTAAGCACTGAGAATGAGAGCAGCCCTGAACATCCAGGCAACATTATATCTCTGGCACCAGAAATCACTACCCACAGCCTCCCTGATTTCATTCAGGTTGTTCCTCTGTCTGTTTCCTTAAATCAGAGCTTCCATTCAGGCCATGCAGATAGACAACGTCCAGATTTTACAGAAGAGAATGATGAGAGAGTCCATTTCTCTGCAGAGCCTTTAACTCCATCCAGTTCCAGTCCAACTGCTTCATCTCCAGCTAGAAAAGCCATATCTTGTGTTCATGTTCAAATCTCCCCCAAACAGGAGGACTGCAAGAAACTTGATTTTGGGCCGAAGCTCTCCAGTGGCTCTGCATGGGTTAATGACGTGGCTAATGGCAAGCTCCAGTCAGAGGAACCTGATCTCTCCGCATCACGTGCTACAAACTTGCAGGGGAAGGAGGGGGCATTAATAAAACAAGATTGTGTTGATGAAGAACTGATATCATCTTCCCCACAGTTTCACACAAAGCCAAGTGGCAGTGGCATTCAATTACTTGCGAGTACCCTCACTACACCAGAGAGAGCAGCAACTGTGCAGTTCAGCCGCATTCCCTCACATGATGCAACCACACAGATAACCACGGAGAGCCCAGCCATAACAACCTTCTCTGCAGAGATCTTTATTGACAGTAGAGAGAAGGATATAATATCCACGTCAGATGTAACGGCCAGAACGACTCCATATTGTGCGCATCTCTCCCCTGCGACTG atCAACCTTTGCTCGTGCCTTATAGACCTCATGGGAGTCCTGAGTTTTACTATGTTCCCTATACTGATGGATTATCCAGGTTCTCTCCTGTCAGCACCATAGAGAGCTCCCACACAG GCTCCAATGATGCAGTTTCCCCCAAATTTCCAGTGGAAGTCCTGGGCTCAGGCACAGACCGCCTGCCTGATTCAGCAATGGTGTGGCATAAGGAAGGCATCTACAGCAAAGGCCCCAGCCCCAAACTAGCTTGGGAAGGAAGCACAGCACCACATAAGGCAACTGCTTTGG AGACTTCACCAAGAAGGTCGGCTGTGCGACATGCACTGGAGAAAGAGTCAGAGCATCAGATGGGTTCATATGGTAAAGCACCTTATACTGCTCTTACACAAAGAGACTTGCATCATGAACTTAGTTCCAGGTTAGATCGTGAGCGAGAAAGACCTTTCCTTTTTTCCAGCCAGACTGAGGAAAATGTATTCTTCCCCTTAAAGCCAGAAATAGATTTCAGCAGAGAACAGCAATGTGATGACGCCACCAGCCTGAGGCGAAACAATCCAGCTGAAAGTTCTGTGCTAAGAAAAACTAAAAGTCTTTTTGCTCCTTTTTCCAAGAGTTTTCAGAGCCCAGAAGTCACTGGGAGGAGATCAGAGTCTGGGCAGGTCTCTGCATATACACTTGACGGCAATTCTATCAGTGATAATGGTGAGCATTCCCTTACTAGTGCTCGCTACATTTCTGATGGACATAAACAATTGCACAAGTCCCAGTCGAATTTGAATCAGAGTGATGTCTCCCAGCAGAGCTTGGATGATCTCTGGGCTCGTTACACAAACAGGAAAAAGCTTCAGCAGTCGGTAACCATGAACAATCATGAGCTTTCTCTGATGGAGAGGCTACATCGCCTGGCCAGGCTGTTTCACAATTCCTCCTCTCAACTCTCAGCAAAGGATGAGCCACTTCCTGACCCAGAGCAAAGCAAGAACCATGTGAAAGAGAGAATCTGGGAAGACAGTGGCAGAAAAGCAGAAAGATGGAATGTCAAGAAGCATTCTGGAATGAACCTGAGTGTAAGGAAAGGATATTCACTGAATGAGATGGAGGTTATGGATCCAGCTGATAAGACATCTGTAGGCTTAGACTTCTACCCACTGCTCCGTAACAACAAATCAGACAGCACTCCTTCCGAAACAGAAATGGCAACGCAAACAGGCAGTGAGGTGGCGACACAGACATCCGAATCGAGCTCTGTAGCCACTCTCACAGTATCCAGCTCTATATCTACCATAGACACAGCGCGCCTTATAAACGCCTTTGGTCCTGAAAGAGTCTGTCCCTCATCCCGGCTCTTCCACTTGTATAACGCCATCGACCTTCAGAAGAGACGCTCGGAAGAAAACAAAGGAATGCACAGCAGAACAGACACTGGGGAAGTTTACCGAAGCTCACATAAG aCCCCAGACTCTGCATCTTCTGTCTCCACGTCTGAAAAATCTTGGCAACCAAGACCAGCCCTCAAAAGCAAAAAGAGCAGCAAATACTTGAACAAAGGTGTCCAGGCAG GAAATCTGGAAATTGTGAATAGTGCTACAAAGAAAAACACAAGGGATGTTGGCACAGTTTTTCCATCACCGAGAGGGTATGCCCATAAACCTCACACCCAGGGACACATCCAGAGGGAAGAGCGTTCCTGGTGCAGCAATGCCTTTACTCAGCAAAGTGGGAGGAACAGACAGGGCACAGCACAAG GGCTGAGTTGGTTTGTTCCAGCTGAGAACTTGAAATCCGACTCGAGAAAAGAGAATAGGTCTGACATCAAGAAAGCCCCCAGTGCAAGTTGGTACGAGCCTATGACCAATACAAAGCCCTGGAGGGAGCCCCTGAGAGAGAAGAACATGGAGGAACAGTTCCTGAAAAGAGTCCATGGTCAACTGAACAGATCCCACTTGGATCCCCCTGAGAACAAGGTGCTGAAGCCATTTTCCAAAGTTACTCTACAG GAATCTCTGAAGTCTCACCGACCCGATTTCATATTCCGCTCTCGGGAGCGAGTGAAGCGTTTGCACCTTTTAGCCGAGGAGCGCAGGCTACAGACGGTGTTCCAGAGTGAAAGAGAGAAGCTTTTCAATCAACCAGTGAAAACCAGCAAGTGGGAGACAGAGCAACAGCTGCAAG ACTACAGGTTAAACCAGAAAAACAGAATGATCCCTAAGAAAGAAATGGTCCAGCACTCCAAAAG GATTTATGAGCAGCTCCCGGAAGTGAAGAAAAGACGAGAGGAAGAGAAGAGGAGACAGGAATATCAATCCTATCGGCTGAAGGCTCAGCACTTCCAAAag AAAGTCACAAACCATGTGTTGGGAAAGAAAACCCCCTGGAACTGA